One part of the Deltaproteobacteria bacterium genome encodes these proteins:
- a CDS encoding transglycosylase SLT domain-containing protein: MLVRKVSNMGCVLVGVLLLLLDVSMPASISGVRPTAISFPSLLSSVHIEGTVEFCGETVPLERQEVKERFEKELLLSLWDRPQVILWLKRSSRYLPHVEKMLREANMPDDLKYIAIAESALRPHVRSRKGATGFWQFMKSTGRKYGLTISSRVDQRRNIFDSTSAAIKYFRDLRQLLGSWTLAAAAYNMGEEGLLAEILEQGTNDYYSLYLPLQTQRYVFRVVAAKLILTQPNRFGFHLAETDYYPQLTFDKVVVHCSRDVPLRIVGQAAETSFKVVKDLNPEIRGHYLPPGDFTLRLPEGSAKKFQQRYAALVKKWLAERDELVYLVQKGDNLSTIAEKFEVPLAALLIWNRLNLKEPIHPGDELIVRRKESVDIAADQQNDFTDKSLPQE, encoded by the coding sequence ATGCTGGTAAGAAAGGTAAGTAATATGGGCTGCGTGTTGGTTGGAGTCCTTCTGCTCCTCCTGGATGTCTCCATGCCGGCCAGCATCAGTGGAGTACGACCTACTGCGATTTCTTTTCCCTCTCTTTTGTCCTCCGTGCATATCGAGGGCACTGTGGAATTTTGTGGTGAAACCGTACCCCTGGAAAGACAAGAGGTAAAAGAAAGATTCGAGAAAGAGCTGCTCCTGTCGCTCTGGGACCGGCCGCAAGTAATTCTCTGGTTGAAGCGTTCTAGCAGATACCTGCCGCATGTGGAGAAAATGCTGCGCGAGGCCAACATGCCTGACGATCTCAAGTATATTGCCATTGCAGAGAGTGCCCTGCGCCCTCACGTTCGTTCTCGAAAAGGGGCCACGGGCTTCTGGCAGTTTATGAAGTCCACAGGCCGCAAGTACGGTTTGACAATCAGCAGTCGCGTTGACCAGCGCCGCAATATCTTTGATTCTACCTCTGCAGCCATCAAGTACTTCAGAGATCTCCGTCAGCTTCTCGGCTCCTGGACTCTGGCAGCAGCAGCTTATAACATGGGAGAAGAAGGGCTGCTTGCTGAAATCCTGGAGCAAGGTACAAACGACTACTACAGCCTGTATTTGCCGCTGCAGACTCAGCGTTATGTTTTCCGTGTGGTCGCAGCCAAATTGATTTTGACCCAGCCCAATAGATTTGGATTTCATCTCGCCGAAACAGACTACTATCCACAGCTCACCTTTGACAAGGTTGTTGTACACTGCTCTCGAGATGTTCCCTTACGAATAGTTGGGCAGGCTGCCGAAACATCATTCAAAGTGGTGAAGGATTTGAATCCAGAAATTCGCGGCCACTATCTCCCTCCAGGAGATTTCACCCTGCGACTTCCCGAGGGCTCAGCCAAAAAGTTCCAACAAAGATATGCCGCGCTGGTGAAAAAGTGGTTGGCAGAAAGAGATGAATTGGTGTACCTGGTTCAGAAAGGCGACAACTTGTCCACTATCGCAGAGAAATTTGAGGTTCCTCTGGCTGCCCTGCTTATCTGGAATCGACTGAACTTGAAGGAGCCAATCCATCCGGGGGACGAACTCATAGTAAGGCGAAAGGAGAGCGTAGATATTGCAGCAGACCAGCAAAATGATTTCACTGATAAATCCTTGCCGCAAGAGTAA
- a CDS encoding MBL fold metallo-hydrolase gives MKISFFGATGTVTGSRHLLEIEGKKLLIDCGLFQGPKKHRLMNWDTFPFPPAKIDRVLLTHAHIDHTGYLPRFRAGKFSGQIHCTHATRDLCEIMLRDSAHLQEEDAYWANKKGYSKHRPALPLYTVEDAEKALELFQPLHYGEDLFLSNSLRIKFKDAGHILGSSFVDIKTTKGGQRRKIVFSGDLGRPGRPILRDPVQMFEVDYLILESTYGDRLHGEQSPEAEVERVINETAKRRGVLVVPAFAVGRTQELLFTIRQLEEQGKIPSLPVHVDSPMAINVTEIFAKHKANYDLQAKVLELNGISILQPKEIHFSRSRQQSKALNEIDGEAIIISASGMATGGRVLHHLKYRLPRKRDTVLFIGYQAYGTRGRSILEGKDTVKIHGEHVPVRAHIEQLSGFSAHADYNEILAWLLGFNRPPRKTFIVHGEPKACSSLARKIEDKLGWDVVIPKFKEHFDLD, from the coding sequence ATGAAAATCAGCTTTTTTGGTGCCACTGGTACGGTGACAGGATCACGCCATCTCCTGGAAATCGAGGGTAAGAAACTCCTCATTGACTGCGGTCTGTTCCAAGGACCAAAAAAACACCGGCTGATGAATTGGGACACTTTTCCTTTTCCGCCTGCAAAGATCGACCGGGTACTTCTCACCCATGCCCATATTGACCACACCGGGTATCTGCCGCGATTCCGAGCCGGCAAGTTTTCCGGCCAGATTCACTGTACTCACGCTACCAGAGATCTTTGTGAAATTATGCTGCGCGACAGCGCGCATCTCCAGGAGGAAGACGCTTATTGGGCCAATAAGAAAGGATATTCGAAGCACCGTCCGGCCCTGCCGCTTTACACTGTTGAAGATGCCGAAAAAGCCTTGGAGCTTTTCCAGCCATTACATTATGGCGAGGATCTTTTTCTCAGCAACAGCCTGCGAATCAAGTTCAAAGATGCAGGCCACATACTTGGTTCTTCGTTTGTGGACATCAAGACCACCAAAGGTGGACAGAGAAGAAAGATTGTCTTCAGTGGCGATCTCGGCAGGCCTGGCAGACCCATACTGCGTGATCCAGTGCAAATGTTTGAGGTGGATTACCTCATTCTGGAATCCACTTATGGCGATCGCCTGCACGGGGAGCAGTCCCCGGAAGCTGAAGTGGAACGGGTGATCAATGAAACTGCCAAAAGGCGAGGAGTTCTCGTGGTGCCGGCCTTTGCTGTAGGGCGTACCCAGGAGCTGCTTTTTACCATTCGCCAACTGGAAGAGCAGGGTAAGATTCCTTCGCTACCTGTGCATGTAGATTCGCCCATGGCAATCAATGTCACGGAAATCTTCGCAAAGCACAAGGCCAATTACGATTTGCAGGCTAAGGTACTTGAATTGAACGGCATCAGCATTCTGCAGCCGAAAGAGATTCACTTCAGCCGCAGCCGCCAACAATCGAAAGCTCTGAATGAAATAGACGGAGAGGCAATTATCATATCAGCAAGCGGCATGGCAACAGGCGGCCGCGTCCTCCATCACCTGAAGTATCGTCTGCCCAGAAAAAGAGACACGGTGCTTTTCATCGGCTATCAGGCCTATGGGACCAGGGGTAGATCAATCCTGGAAGGCAAGGATACGGTAAAGATTCATGGAGAGCATGTTCCTGTCAGGGCACATATTGAACAGCTAAGCGGCTTTTCGGCACACGCAGACTACAATGAAATTCTGGCCTGGCTCCTTGGCTTCAATCGCCCCCCGAGAAAAACTTTTATTGTGCATGGAGAGCCCAAGGCTTGCAGCTCCCTGGCCCGGAAAATTGAAGACAAACTGGGATGGGATGTGGTAATCCCCAAGTTTAAAGAGCATTTCGACTTGGACTAG